In the genome of Halictus rubicundus isolate RS-2024b chromosome 9, iyHalRubi1_principal, whole genome shotgun sequence, one region contains:
- the Ptpmeg gene encoding protein tyrosine phosphatase Meg isoform X2 produces MNLFSMTSTECGQHSREVVSGRWLTRLHIFEMIESVSRRALSGSSGSYHVRGAELARTRRLKSLSATVVFLDDTQHTFQLDKRAKGQALLDLVFQHLELVEKDYFGLQYAENGATACTYSPDVMRWLDPTKPVKKQIRSGQFYFRVKFYVSDPSKLQEEYTRYQFYLQIRRDILQGKLQLPPSTACLIASYTVQSELGDYHPEEHGAGYLSRLQLIPGQTEEMEKKITELHKLHKGQLPADAEFNFLDHAKRLDMYGVELHKARDSTNKEIQLGVTSIGLVVFQNGIKINVFSWSKIVKISFKRKQFFIQLRREQSENYDTLLGFNMQTYRSSKNLWKACVEHHTFFRLHSPKMRPRRFPLTLSSRFTYSGRTEFQTVEDGKHRARVERTFIRDFDDRSPSKRLVHGVTSAPLIDDKGKLSVLPGRPPRPYDNKVQSLGAREPRQAWGEGNPSDDEGGFLSLRDEISGSHTQGNAFSPILGSRVLSYADDDTTAERNIYDLPDYSEPTSSPAPQIVEDGLVSITLTPDEQGRFGFNVKGGLDLDMPILVSRVAPNTPADRCYPKLNEGDQVVYINGIDVSGLLHEHVVHLIRKSRDSGSGELTLTVRPNALYNALAGTDETSEEEPPYRYVPDAPHAAIGSDALAQSMLLLADGLASGALIAQYEQLYRKNPELTSLESKKPENQNKNRYRDISPYDVTRVILMGSSNGDYINANYVNMEIPGSGIINRYIATQGPLSTTVADFWQMVLEAGSTLVVMLTTLVERGRAKCHQYWPALNETLTLRNLTLTSTVENVEDTFIFREFILRDINTGEERDITHMQYCSWPDHGVPSDWRQFTTFTERVRAARTGIVEPAVVHCSAGIGRTGVLVLMETALCLIEANQPVYPLDIVRSMRDQRAMMIQNASQYRFVCEAVHKAYSEGIAKPLPEFSR; encoded by the exons ATGAATTTGTTTTCAATGACATCGACTGAAT GTGGTCAGCATAGCAGAGAGGTGGTGTCGGGAAGGTGGTTGACACGCCTTCATATCTTTGAGATGATCGAAAGCGTGTCGCGCAGAGCGTTGAGTGGCTCCAGTGGGAGCTACCACGTTCGTGGTGCTGAATTAGCAAGGACTCGTAGATTGAAATCTCTGTCTGCCACTGTTGTCTTTCTTGATGATACACAGCACACGTTTCAGCTAGAT aaaagagCGAAAGGTCAAGCATTATTGGATTTGGTATTTCAACATCTAGAACTCGTTGAAAAAGACTATTTCGGTTTGCAATATGCAGAAAATGGAGCCACAGCTTGTACATATTCTCCAGATGTAATG AGGTGGTTAGACCCTACGAAACCAGTTAAAAAGCAGATAAGAA GTGGACAGTTTTATTTCAGGGTGAAATTTTATGTATCGGATCCTAGCAAATTGCAAGAGGAATACACTAGGTATCAATTTTACCTTCAAATACGAAGAGATATTCTTCAAGGAAAACTTCAATTACCGCCGAGCACAGCATGTCTTATTGCTAGCTACACTGTTCAAT CTGAGCTGGGCGATTATCATCCTGAAGAACATGGTGCAGGATATCTTTCTAGGTTGCAGCTTATACCGGGTCAGACTGAGGAAATGGAGAAGAAgataactgaattacataaacTTCATAA GGGTCAACTACCGGCCGACgcagaattcaattttttagaTCATGCAAAGAGATTAGATATGTATGGAGTAGAATTACACAAAGCAAGG GATTCAACGAACAAAGAAATACAATTAGGCGTAACGTCTATAGGTTTAGTAGTATTTCAGAATGGAATAAAAATCAATGTGTTCTCTTGGTCGAAAATAGTTAAAATCTCGTTCAAgcggaaacaatttttcattcaacTTAGGAGAGAACAG TCAGAAAACTACGATACACTACTGGGATTCAACATGCAGACATATCGTAGTTCTAAAAATTTATGGAAAGCGTGCGTGGAGCATCATACATTCTTCAGATTGCACAGTCCTAAAATGAGGCCGAGACGTTTCCCCCTTACTTTAAGCAGTAGGTTCACTTATTCAGGACGTACAGAATTCCAGACAGTCGAGGACGGAAAACACAGAGCGAGAGTGGAAAGAACATTTATACG tGACTTCGATGACAGATCTCCAAGTAAAAGGTTGGTGCACGGAGTTACGTCGGCTCCGCTTATAGACGATAAAGGAAAATTATCTGTACTTCCTGGAAGACCTCCTAGGCCATATGATAATAAAGTTCAGTCTCTTGGTGCTCGCGAACCTCGTCAAGCATGGGGTGAAGGCAATCCTAGTGACGA CGAGGGCGGTTTCTTATCTCTTCGAGATGAAATATCAGGTTCCCATACACAAGGCAATGCATTTTCTCCCATATTAGGTTCCAGAGTCTTAAGTTACGCAGACGATGATACAACCGCTGAAAGAAATATTTACGACTTGCCGGATTACAGCGAACCTACTAGCTCGCCCGCTCCTCAG ATTGTAGAAGATGGATTGGTGTCGATAACTCTGACACCGGATGAACAAGGCCGGTTTGGATTCAATGTGAAAGGTGGCTTGGACCTTGACATGCCTATTTTAGTGTCGAGGGTGGCTCCGAACACACCCGCCGACCGTTGTTATCCGAAGCTAAACGAAGGAGATCAG GTAGTCTACATCAATGGGATCGACGTAAGTGGATTACTGCACGAGCATGTAGTACATTTGATTCGTAAATCCCGTGATTCGGGTTCGGGTGAGCTGACATTAACTGTCAGGCCAAATGCTTTGTACAATGCGTTAGCTGGTACCGATGAAACGTCTGAAGAGGAACCTCCGTACAG GTACGTACCGGATGCGCCTCACGCAGCAATCGGATCGGATGCGTTAGCACAATCAATGTTGCTCCTCGCTGATGGTCTTGCGAGCGGTGCCCTAATCGCTCAGTACGAGCAACTATATCGGAAGAATCCCGAACTTACTTCTCTGGAGTCCAAGAAGCCTGAAAATCAGAATAAAAATCGTTATCGAGACATCTCGCCGT ACGATGTGACTCGAGTAATACTTATGGGTTCCTCGAACGGTGACTACATCAACGCTAATTATGTGAACATGGAAATCCCCGGGTCGGGTATTATCAATAGATACATTGCCACACAAGGACCTTTATCAACAACCGTCGCTGACTTTTGGCAGATGGTTTTAGAAGCAGGCAGCACCCTTGTCGTCATGCTGACGACTCTCGTCGAACGCGGCCGAGCCAAATGCCATCAATATTGGCCCGCGCTTAACGAAACTCTCACGTTACGAAATCTTACGCTCACTTCGACGGTTGAAAACGTCGAGGACACTTTCATATTTAGGGAATTTATACTCCGTGATATAAAT ACTGGAGAAGAAAGAGATATCACGCATATGCAATACTGTAGTTGGCCCGATCATGGAGTGCCCAGCGATTGGAGGCAGTTCACAACTTTTACCGAAAGGGTCAGGGCAGCTCGAACAGGAATCGTAGAACCTGCTGTTGTTCATTGTTCTGCCGGGATTGGTAGAACGGGTGTTTTAGTATTAATGGAGACAGCTCTGTGTCTTATCGAAGCGAACCAACCGGTGTATCCGTTAGACATTGTGCGTTCTATGAGAGATCAAAGGGCGATGATGATACAAAATGCT AGTCAGTATAGATTCGTTTGTGAAGCAGTGCACAAGGCTTACAGCGAAGGAATAGCTAAACCACTACCGGAGTTCAGCAGGTGA
- the Ptpmeg gene encoding protein tyrosine phosphatase Meg isoform X3, with protein MNLFSMTSTECGQHSREVVSGRWLTRLHIFEMIESVSRRALSGSSGSYHVRGAELARTRRLKSLSATVVFLDDTQHTFQLDKRAKGQALLDLVFQHLELVEKDYFGLQYAENGATACTYSPDVMRWLDPTKPVKKQIRSKGGQFYFRVKFYVSDPSKLQEEYTRYQFYLQIRRDILQGKLQLPPSTACLIASYTVQSELGDYHPEEHGAGYLSRLQLIPGQTEEMEKKITELHKLHKGQLPADAEFNFLDHAKRLDMYGVELHKARDSTNKEIQLGVTSIGLVVFQNGIKINVFSWSKIVKISFKRKQFFIQLRREQSENYDTLLGFNMQTYRSSKNLWKACVEHHTFFRLHSPKMRPRRFPLTLSSRFTYSGRTEFQTVEDGKHRARVERTFIRSPSKRLVHGVTSAPLIDDKGKLSVLPGRPPRPYDNKVQSLGAREPRQAWGEGNPSDDEGGFLSLRDEISGSHTQGNAFSPILGSRVLSYADDDTTAERNIYDLPDYSEPTSSPAPQIVEDGLVSITLTPDEQGRFGFNVKGGLDLDMPILVSRVAPNTPADRCYPKLNEGDQVVYINGIDVSGLLHEHVVHLIRKSRDSGSGELTLTVRPNALYNALAGTDETSEEEPPYRYVPDAPHAAIGSDALAQSMLLLADGLASGALIAQYEQLYRKNPELTSLESKKPENQNKNRYRDISPYDVTRVILMGSSNGDYINANYVNMEIPGSGIINRYIATQGPLSTTVADFWQMVLEAGSTLVVMLTTLVERGRAKCHQYWPALNETLTLRNLTLTSTVENVEDTFIFREFILRDINTGEERDITHMQYCSWPDHGVPSDWRQFTTFTERVRAARTGIVEPAVVHCSAGIGRTGVLVLMETALCLIEANQPVYPLDIVRSMRDQRAMMIQNASQYRFVCEAVHKAYSEGIAKPLPEFSR; from the exons ATGAATTTGTTTTCAATGACATCGACTGAAT GTGGTCAGCATAGCAGAGAGGTGGTGTCGGGAAGGTGGTTGACACGCCTTCATATCTTTGAGATGATCGAAAGCGTGTCGCGCAGAGCGTTGAGTGGCTCCAGTGGGAGCTACCACGTTCGTGGTGCTGAATTAGCAAGGACTCGTAGATTGAAATCTCTGTCTGCCACTGTTGTCTTTCTTGATGATACACAGCACACGTTTCAGCTAGAT aaaagagCGAAAGGTCAAGCATTATTGGATTTGGTATTTCAACATCTAGAACTCGTTGAAAAAGACTATTTCGGTTTGCAATATGCAGAAAATGGAGCCACAGCTTGTACATATTCTCCAGATGTAATG AGGTGGTTAGACCCTACGAAACCAGTTAAAAAGCAGATAAGAAGTAAGG GTGGACAGTTTTATTTCAGGGTGAAATTTTATGTATCGGATCCTAGCAAATTGCAAGAGGAATACACTAGGTATCAATTTTACCTTCAAATACGAAGAGATATTCTTCAAGGAAAACTTCAATTACCGCCGAGCACAGCATGTCTTATTGCTAGCTACACTGTTCAAT CTGAGCTGGGCGATTATCATCCTGAAGAACATGGTGCAGGATATCTTTCTAGGTTGCAGCTTATACCGGGTCAGACTGAGGAAATGGAGAAGAAgataactgaattacataaacTTCATAA GGGTCAACTACCGGCCGACgcagaattcaattttttagaTCATGCAAAGAGATTAGATATGTATGGAGTAGAATTACACAAAGCAAGG GATTCAACGAACAAAGAAATACAATTAGGCGTAACGTCTATAGGTTTAGTAGTATTTCAGAATGGAATAAAAATCAATGTGTTCTCTTGGTCGAAAATAGTTAAAATCTCGTTCAAgcggaaacaatttttcattcaacTTAGGAGAGAACAG TCAGAAAACTACGATACACTACTGGGATTCAACATGCAGACATATCGTAGTTCTAAAAATTTATGGAAAGCGTGCGTGGAGCATCATACATTCTTCAGATTGCACAGTCCTAAAATGAGGCCGAGACGTTTCCCCCTTACTTTAAGCAGTAGGTTCACTTATTCAGGACGTACAGAATTCCAGACAGTCGAGGACGGAAAACACAGAGCGAGAGTGGAAAGAACATTTATACG ATCTCCAAGTAAAAGGTTGGTGCACGGAGTTACGTCGGCTCCGCTTATAGACGATAAAGGAAAATTATCTGTACTTCCTGGAAGACCTCCTAGGCCATATGATAATAAAGTTCAGTCTCTTGGTGCTCGCGAACCTCGTCAAGCATGGGGTGAAGGCAATCCTAGTGACGA CGAGGGCGGTTTCTTATCTCTTCGAGATGAAATATCAGGTTCCCATACACAAGGCAATGCATTTTCTCCCATATTAGGTTCCAGAGTCTTAAGTTACGCAGACGATGATACAACCGCTGAAAGAAATATTTACGACTTGCCGGATTACAGCGAACCTACTAGCTCGCCCGCTCCTCAG ATTGTAGAAGATGGATTGGTGTCGATAACTCTGACACCGGATGAACAAGGCCGGTTTGGATTCAATGTGAAAGGTGGCTTGGACCTTGACATGCCTATTTTAGTGTCGAGGGTGGCTCCGAACACACCCGCCGACCGTTGTTATCCGAAGCTAAACGAAGGAGATCAG GTAGTCTACATCAATGGGATCGACGTAAGTGGATTACTGCACGAGCATGTAGTACATTTGATTCGTAAATCCCGTGATTCGGGTTCGGGTGAGCTGACATTAACTGTCAGGCCAAATGCTTTGTACAATGCGTTAGCTGGTACCGATGAAACGTCTGAAGAGGAACCTCCGTACAG GTACGTACCGGATGCGCCTCACGCAGCAATCGGATCGGATGCGTTAGCACAATCAATGTTGCTCCTCGCTGATGGTCTTGCGAGCGGTGCCCTAATCGCTCAGTACGAGCAACTATATCGGAAGAATCCCGAACTTACTTCTCTGGAGTCCAAGAAGCCTGAAAATCAGAATAAAAATCGTTATCGAGACATCTCGCCGT ACGATGTGACTCGAGTAATACTTATGGGTTCCTCGAACGGTGACTACATCAACGCTAATTATGTGAACATGGAAATCCCCGGGTCGGGTATTATCAATAGATACATTGCCACACAAGGACCTTTATCAACAACCGTCGCTGACTTTTGGCAGATGGTTTTAGAAGCAGGCAGCACCCTTGTCGTCATGCTGACGACTCTCGTCGAACGCGGCCGAGCCAAATGCCATCAATATTGGCCCGCGCTTAACGAAACTCTCACGTTACGAAATCTTACGCTCACTTCGACGGTTGAAAACGTCGAGGACACTTTCATATTTAGGGAATTTATACTCCGTGATATAAAT ACTGGAGAAGAAAGAGATATCACGCATATGCAATACTGTAGTTGGCCCGATCATGGAGTGCCCAGCGATTGGAGGCAGTTCACAACTTTTACCGAAAGGGTCAGGGCAGCTCGAACAGGAATCGTAGAACCTGCTGTTGTTCATTGTTCTGCCGGGATTGGTAGAACGGGTGTTTTAGTATTAATGGAGACAGCTCTGTGTCTTATCGAAGCGAACCAACCGGTGTATCCGTTAGACATTGTGCGTTCTATGAGAGATCAAAGGGCGATGATGATACAAAATGCT AGTCAGTATAGATTCGTTTGTGAAGCAGTGCACAAGGCTTACAGCGAAGGAATAGCTAAACCACTACCGGAGTTCAGCAGGTGA
- the Ptpmeg gene encoding protein tyrosine phosphatase Meg isoform X1, which translates to MNLFSMTSTECGQHSREVVSGRWLTRLHIFEMIESVSRRALSGSSGSYHVRGAELARTRRLKSLSATVVFLDDTQHTFQLDKRAKGQALLDLVFQHLELVEKDYFGLQYAENGATACTYSPDVMRWLDPTKPVKKQIRSKGGQFYFRVKFYVSDPSKLQEEYTRYQFYLQIRRDILQGKLQLPPSTACLIASYTVQSELGDYHPEEHGAGYLSRLQLIPGQTEEMEKKITELHKLHKGQLPADAEFNFLDHAKRLDMYGVELHKARDSTNKEIQLGVTSIGLVVFQNGIKINVFSWSKIVKISFKRKQFFIQLRREQSENYDTLLGFNMQTYRSSKNLWKACVEHHTFFRLHSPKMRPRRFPLTLSSRFTYSGRTEFQTVEDGKHRARVERTFIRDFDDRSPSKRLVHGVTSAPLIDDKGKLSVLPGRPPRPYDNKVQSLGAREPRQAWGEGNPSDDEGGFLSLRDEISGSHTQGNAFSPILGSRVLSYADDDTTAERNIYDLPDYSEPTSSPAPQIVEDGLVSITLTPDEQGRFGFNVKGGLDLDMPILVSRVAPNTPADRCYPKLNEGDQVVYINGIDVSGLLHEHVVHLIRKSRDSGSGELTLTVRPNALYNALAGTDETSEEEPPYRYVPDAPHAAIGSDALAQSMLLLADGLASGALIAQYEQLYRKNPELTSLESKKPENQNKNRYRDISPYDVTRVILMGSSNGDYINANYVNMEIPGSGIINRYIATQGPLSTTVADFWQMVLEAGSTLVVMLTTLVERGRAKCHQYWPALNETLTLRNLTLTSTVENVEDTFIFREFILRDINTGEERDITHMQYCSWPDHGVPSDWRQFTTFTERVRAARTGIVEPAVVHCSAGIGRTGVLVLMETALCLIEANQPVYPLDIVRSMRDQRAMMIQNASQYRFVCEAVHKAYSEGIAKPLPEFSR; encoded by the exons ATGAATTTGTTTTCAATGACATCGACTGAAT GTGGTCAGCATAGCAGAGAGGTGGTGTCGGGAAGGTGGTTGACACGCCTTCATATCTTTGAGATGATCGAAAGCGTGTCGCGCAGAGCGTTGAGTGGCTCCAGTGGGAGCTACCACGTTCGTGGTGCTGAATTAGCAAGGACTCGTAGATTGAAATCTCTGTCTGCCACTGTTGTCTTTCTTGATGATACACAGCACACGTTTCAGCTAGAT aaaagagCGAAAGGTCAAGCATTATTGGATTTGGTATTTCAACATCTAGAACTCGTTGAAAAAGACTATTTCGGTTTGCAATATGCAGAAAATGGAGCCACAGCTTGTACATATTCTCCAGATGTAATG AGGTGGTTAGACCCTACGAAACCAGTTAAAAAGCAGATAAGAAGTAAGG GTGGACAGTTTTATTTCAGGGTGAAATTTTATGTATCGGATCCTAGCAAATTGCAAGAGGAATACACTAGGTATCAATTTTACCTTCAAATACGAAGAGATATTCTTCAAGGAAAACTTCAATTACCGCCGAGCACAGCATGTCTTATTGCTAGCTACACTGTTCAAT CTGAGCTGGGCGATTATCATCCTGAAGAACATGGTGCAGGATATCTTTCTAGGTTGCAGCTTATACCGGGTCAGACTGAGGAAATGGAGAAGAAgataactgaattacataaacTTCATAA GGGTCAACTACCGGCCGACgcagaattcaattttttagaTCATGCAAAGAGATTAGATATGTATGGAGTAGAATTACACAAAGCAAGG GATTCAACGAACAAAGAAATACAATTAGGCGTAACGTCTATAGGTTTAGTAGTATTTCAGAATGGAATAAAAATCAATGTGTTCTCTTGGTCGAAAATAGTTAAAATCTCGTTCAAgcggaaacaatttttcattcaacTTAGGAGAGAACAG TCAGAAAACTACGATACACTACTGGGATTCAACATGCAGACATATCGTAGTTCTAAAAATTTATGGAAAGCGTGCGTGGAGCATCATACATTCTTCAGATTGCACAGTCCTAAAATGAGGCCGAGACGTTTCCCCCTTACTTTAAGCAGTAGGTTCACTTATTCAGGACGTACAGAATTCCAGACAGTCGAGGACGGAAAACACAGAGCGAGAGTGGAAAGAACATTTATACG tGACTTCGATGACAGATCTCCAAGTAAAAGGTTGGTGCACGGAGTTACGTCGGCTCCGCTTATAGACGATAAAGGAAAATTATCTGTACTTCCTGGAAGACCTCCTAGGCCATATGATAATAAAGTTCAGTCTCTTGGTGCTCGCGAACCTCGTCAAGCATGGGGTGAAGGCAATCCTAGTGACGA CGAGGGCGGTTTCTTATCTCTTCGAGATGAAATATCAGGTTCCCATACACAAGGCAATGCATTTTCTCCCATATTAGGTTCCAGAGTCTTAAGTTACGCAGACGATGATACAACCGCTGAAAGAAATATTTACGACTTGCCGGATTACAGCGAACCTACTAGCTCGCCCGCTCCTCAG ATTGTAGAAGATGGATTGGTGTCGATAACTCTGACACCGGATGAACAAGGCCGGTTTGGATTCAATGTGAAAGGTGGCTTGGACCTTGACATGCCTATTTTAGTGTCGAGGGTGGCTCCGAACACACCCGCCGACCGTTGTTATCCGAAGCTAAACGAAGGAGATCAG GTAGTCTACATCAATGGGATCGACGTAAGTGGATTACTGCACGAGCATGTAGTACATTTGATTCGTAAATCCCGTGATTCGGGTTCGGGTGAGCTGACATTAACTGTCAGGCCAAATGCTTTGTACAATGCGTTAGCTGGTACCGATGAAACGTCTGAAGAGGAACCTCCGTACAG GTACGTACCGGATGCGCCTCACGCAGCAATCGGATCGGATGCGTTAGCACAATCAATGTTGCTCCTCGCTGATGGTCTTGCGAGCGGTGCCCTAATCGCTCAGTACGAGCAACTATATCGGAAGAATCCCGAACTTACTTCTCTGGAGTCCAAGAAGCCTGAAAATCAGAATAAAAATCGTTATCGAGACATCTCGCCGT ACGATGTGACTCGAGTAATACTTATGGGTTCCTCGAACGGTGACTACATCAACGCTAATTATGTGAACATGGAAATCCCCGGGTCGGGTATTATCAATAGATACATTGCCACACAAGGACCTTTATCAACAACCGTCGCTGACTTTTGGCAGATGGTTTTAGAAGCAGGCAGCACCCTTGTCGTCATGCTGACGACTCTCGTCGAACGCGGCCGAGCCAAATGCCATCAATATTGGCCCGCGCTTAACGAAACTCTCACGTTACGAAATCTTACGCTCACTTCGACGGTTGAAAACGTCGAGGACACTTTCATATTTAGGGAATTTATACTCCGTGATATAAAT ACTGGAGAAGAAAGAGATATCACGCATATGCAATACTGTAGTTGGCCCGATCATGGAGTGCCCAGCGATTGGAGGCAGTTCACAACTTTTACCGAAAGGGTCAGGGCAGCTCGAACAGGAATCGTAGAACCTGCTGTTGTTCATTGTTCTGCCGGGATTGGTAGAACGGGTGTTTTAGTATTAATGGAGACAGCTCTGTGTCTTATCGAAGCGAACCAACCGGTGTATCCGTTAGACATTGTGCGTTCTATGAGAGATCAAAGGGCGATGATGATACAAAATGCT AGTCAGTATAGATTCGTTTGTGAAGCAGTGCACAAGGCTTACAGCGAAGGAATAGCTAAACCACTACCGGAGTTCAGCAGGTGA